TTTCATGCGCAGCATTTAGTATCAGGTTGCCATTAAATCATAAAAGTTAAGCATAGGATCAGATATTACGCCGGGTTTCGACGTTGGGAGACCCTGGGGCTGAGACAGCAAAGCAGTTTAACTGGGGCTGGTCATTCAAAAACTCAGGCTGCAACGGTATGTTGCGTCATGGTTACTTAGGGTTACTAAAAAGACTTAAGTCTCAATCAAATAGCTTTGATGCTAAACGAAATGGCGCCTCAATAGTGAGACGCCATTCATCATGCTCATAGACCGAACTATGCCGATCCAAAATCCAAAGCCGGGGGTTAAGTGTTTCCATTCCCCGTAAAGCGGCCCGCGTCAGCGGCGGCGCGGCGGATGGCGTTAGATTTGTGTACGGTTTCCATGTATTCGGCGTCAGGGTCACTGTCGTAAACCACGCCGCCTCCAGCCTGGATATGCAGTTTTTTATCCTGAACCACTGCAGTGCGCAGCGCGATGCACATGTCCATGTCGCCACCAGCCGAGAAATAGCCAACACCGCCGCCATAGACGCCGCGTTTTTCGGGCTCCAATTCATCGATGATTTCCATCGCCCGAACTTTGGGTGCACCGGAAACAGTACCAGCTGGCATGCCCGCAAAGAAGGCGTCTAGCGCATCTTTGCCCTCAGCCATTTCACCCACGACATTGGACACAATATGCATCACGTGGCTGTAGCGTTCGACGATGAACTTCTCGGTCGGGCGCACGGTGCCGATCTTGGCGACCCGACCGGTGTCATTGCGACCCAGATCCAGCAGCATCAGATGTTCGGCCAGTTCTTTCTTATCCGCCAGCAAATCGGCCTCTAGGGCGCGGTCTTCTTCGGGAGTGGCGCCTCGGGGGCGGGTACCGGCAATGGGGCGAATGGTGATTTCGTCGCCAAACACCCGCACCAGAATTTCTGGACTGGCGCCGATCACCTGAAAGCCGCCGAAGTTGAAATAGAACATAAAGGGCGACGGATTTGTTCGACGCAGCGAGCGATACAATGCAAATGGCGGTTGCCGAAAGTCCTGTGTCCAGCGCTGTGATGGAACCACTTGAAAGATGTCGCCAGCCCGGATGTAGTCCTTGGCCTTGTCCACCGCTTGTTTATATTCGTCTCTGGTGAAATTGCTGACCGGCGGTGCAATTTCATCGGCCTCGCCCAGATCGCGGGTGTCGGCAGGCATGGCGCGTTCCAGATCCCGCACCGCGTCCATCACCCGTTCTGCGGCTTGGGCGTAGGCGGCACGGGCACTTTGCCCATCACTGGCCCAGCAGGGTGACACCACGGTTACTTCGCCTTTGACACCGTCCAACACAGCCACCACTGATGGGCGCATCATCAGCGCATCGGGCAGGCCCAGTGGGTCTGGGTTCACATTCGGCAGATGTTCAACCAAGCGCACCATGTCATAGCCCAGATAGCCGAACAGCCCGGCCGCGGCCTGCGGCAGATCCTCGGGGAGATCTATCTTGCTTTCGGCGATCAGGGCCCGAAGATTGTCCATTGGATCACCGGACTGATCGGTGAAATCTTCTGCATCAAACCGGGCCGACCGGTTCAACGCCGAAACCTCGCCATGGCAACGCCAGACCAAGTCCGGCTTCATCCCGATGATGGAATACCGACCGCGGATCTCGCCCCCCGTCACTGATTCCAGCATAAAGGCGTCTTTCTGGGCGCCTGTCAGCTTCAGCATCAGTGACACCGGAGTGTCGAGATCCGCGGCCAAGCGGGTATAGACAACCTGGTTTTCGCCAGCCTCATAGGCCTTGGCGAAGGTGTCAAAATCGGGGGTCAGAGCCATGATCTGGAGCCTTGGTTACTGAAGAAAGTTGGCCTGGACGGCGTTGATGGCTTGCTGGTCTACCGTGGGGCGGGCTCGGACCTGGGCGTCTAGCGTAAAGGCCTGAAACAACGCCTGAGACAGGGCCTGGTTGAGCTGTGATTGCAAAGCATCTGACAGCGCGGTCAGGTCGGTGCTTTCGCCAGCAGGCAGGATTTCCTCCAGGCGCAACACCACGGTTGAGCTTTCGTCGGATACAATACGCAGCTCTCCCGGTTCCATTTCGAACACCTGAATCATCATGTCTGCTGGGGTGTTGTCGATATAGGCAGTACGGGTCAGGCCGGTTTCTGGCGTCACCGTCAAGTTGCCGTCAAATTCACCGTTGGCTTGAGCACGGGCAAGAATGCCTTTGGCTTCGGTGGTGATAGCGTTCTGGCGCTGTTCGGCGTTCCACCCCTGCAAAGCCTTGGTCATGGCATCGGCCAGTGGCTCGGGGCGTGCGGGCAGGGTTGTATCCAGGCGGATGGCGAACAGGCTGCCGTCCTCGAGGAATTCGACGGCAGGAAAGTCTTCGTCAGTTACGGCGGCAGCGGCCACGCGGAAGCCGTTATAGGCAGCGACACTGTCGCTGCTTTCAGCTGTCCAGTTGATCTGGCCCAACTCCATGTCCGTTTCGCCAGCGATCTCTTCCAGGGTTGCACCACCTGCCAGAAGATCATCGATCTCTTCGGATTGTTGCTCGATCAGGCGACGGGCGCGGCCAATAGCCAGCTCATTGCGCAGCTCGGCCTCAACATCGGCCAACACGGTGACGCGCGCCTCTAGACGGCCATTGATCCGGAACAAAGCCGGGCCAAGCGTCGAGGGCAGGGGACCTATAACATCACCAACCTGTGCCGAAAACACGTCCTGCCCAGCGGCGCCCAACGCGCCGATAGTCATGTCGCCCATGTCAACGTCGGCCAGTGCCAGTCCACGGTCATCAACCAGAGCCTCAAACGTGGTTCCACCTGTTTCCAACTGGGCCTTAGCGCTTGCGGCAGAGGCTTCATCGGCAAAGACCAGACGCTCCACCAAGCGGCGTTCTGGCGCTTGATACTGATCAGCGCGATCCTGAAACAGGTCCTGCAGTGCTTGTTGATCGATTTCGACCTGATCAATCAGCATGTCAGGTGACATCAATACATAGGTGATTTCCTTGGTTTCGGGCAGAATGAACTGATCGGGGTTGGCATCGTAAAAGGCCTGTAACTCGGCATCTGTTGGTGCCAATGCGATCATTGCGGTTTCGTCGTTGCCCAGTTGAACCCAAGAGAAGCTGCGGCGTGCGCCGATAAAGCTGGTAATGGTATCGCGCATGGTTGTCGGCATTTCTGCTCCGACCATCATCGCCCCCTGCACCAACGTCCGGGCAGATTCACGGCGCAGATCATCTTCAAAGTCGCGCTCGTTCAGACCGGCATTGTTCAGAGCATACTCATAGGATTCACGGTCAAACTCACCGCTGATGCCTTGAAAGCTCGGAATTTCAACGATTTCCTTCAGCAAATTTTCGTCACCGATGGAAATTCCAAGTTGTTCAACTTCGTTGTCGATGGCTGCAACCAGAACCAATTGGTTCAGGACCTGGCGATCCATACCCAGTGCAGCGAGCTGCGCCATGGGGATCAGTTGCCCGGTCTGCGCCTGCAGGGCACGCTGTTCGCGTTGCAGTGCAAGATAATACTCCTGCATGGATATTTCCTGATTGCCAACCGAAGCAACGGGCGCGTTCGAACCCGTGAAGCTAACGGCGCCAAAGCCCACAAGGCCGAACATGATCAACCCCATCAGGATCCACACGAAGGTTTTTGAAAGATGTTTCATGCCTACGGCCATGATGCCCTCTTATTTGTCGGTGCCGCTGCATAATGCGCCCTTGAACCAGGTGCCGCAGTGGGGTGTAAAATTTTCTGATGCCCTGAATACGCTGCCACCCGGTAAGGAGCAAGCAGTGTTGCGGCGCCATAAGGAATAATCAAACCCGGCCCTAGGGTTGAAACGAGGCCAAGCGGTGGAACAGCTCGTCAATGCCGGCGCGGTCTACATTGGCAAAGGCAATGCGAAACTGCCGTGCACCCGCCGGATCATCGCTGGGCATGAACATAGAACCGGGCAGCATTAGGATCGACGCGTCGGTTACCAGTTTACGTGCAATATCTGCCGAGTCTTGCGTAAACGGGTGCTCGACATAGGCAAAATAGGCGCCGCAGCCAAGTAGTTTCCAGCCTCGTTCGGCAAGAATTGCAAAGCCTTCGTGAATGGCTGCGCGGCGATCCAGGATCTCATCTCGTTCGCCTGCCACCCAATCTGACAGGTTCTCAATGCCCCAAAGCGCGCCAATCTGACCCAGTTGGTTGGGGCAAATTGTAACCGTATCGATGAATTTCCCCATCTCAATTAACTGGGCTGGTGAGGTGGCGATGGCGCCAACGCGGTGGCCTGTCAACCGGTAGGCCTTGGAGAACGAATAAAGGTGGATCAGCGTTTGATCCCAATCGGGCAGTTGCAGCAACTGATGCGGCGGACCGGACCGGCTGTCGAAATCGCGATAGGTCTCGTCCAGGATCAGGGCCAACCCGTTGGATTTTGCCAGATCATAAAACGCGCGCAATAGGTCAGCGGGGTATTCGGTGCCGCAGGGGTTATTAGGCGAGACCAGCGCAATGGCGCGGGTGCGCGCGCTGATCAGGGCTGCTGCCTTATCAATGTCGGGTCGCATGTCAGGATCCACCATCAGGGGAACAGCGCTGACACCGGACATATCCAGCCACATTTTGTGGTTGAAATACCAAGGAGCCGGAATGATGACCTCGTCCCCGTCCTCACAAAGAGAGGCTATGGTGGCGGCAAAGGCCTGATTGCACCCCGACGTAATGCCGATCTGGTCGCCCGACACCTCGGCGTCGTAATGCGCTGAAATCTGGGCGGCCAGCCCGGTTCGCAGATCATTGCGGCCTAAGACTGCTCCATAAAGATGGGCACTGTTGTCGTTCAGTGCCGACTCTGCCATTGCTTGACGAAGGCCCTCGGGTGGGGGATCTATTGGCGCTGCCTGACTGACGTTTAACAGGGGACGGTCCGACGGGAAGGTCATGCCGTCAAGCCAGCTATACGCCTCGACAATAGGAGAAACGAAGGTTGAACGGGTGCGGGACATCGACATTTTCGGGTTCCTGTTGCTCGGCTTAAGTGGATCTTCGGATAATCTGTGATGAACCAAAGCAACTGAAGTAAAGTCGGCAGAAATTCAGCTAATGACTGGCAGAGGCAGGAACTGGTTGCAAGAAGAATGGGCGATAAATCAGCGACGCAGACTGAAAACCAAAAAGCGCGCTCCGATGGGGAGCGCGCTTGTGTTGTATTTCAAATGGGGTCTGAAATCAGTCGGTGCCGCGATAGGGTTCGACGTATTGCAGGGCCATATCCCAAGGGAAGAAGATCCAGGTGTCCTGGCTGACTTCGGTTATAAAGGTCTCGACCTGCGAGCGACCCTTGGGTTTGGCGTAGACCGTGGCAAAATGCGCTTTTGGGAACAGGCTGCGCACCAATTCCAAGGTGCGGCCACTGTCCACCAGATCATCAATGATCAAAATGCCCTCTCCATCTCTCATCATGTCAGCGTTCGGAGCTTTCAATACCTCGGCTTCGCCCTGATCCTGATGGTGATACGACTGCACCGAGATGGTATCGACGGTGCGGATATCCAGCTCACGCGCGACAATCATCGCGGGCGCCATGCCGCCACGGGTGATGGCAACAATCGCGCGCCAGCCTCCGTCTTTTGGGCCTTGCCCATCCAGACGCCAGGCCAGGGCCCGGCTGTCCCGGTGGATTTGATCCCAGGAAATGTGAAAGCCTTTTTCATGTGGCAGACGATCGGTCATAATGGGGCTCTCCGCTGAGTGCGTCAGGTTGCTGCGATCTTGATCCCCAGCAAGGCTAGCAGCCCGCCAAAGGTTCGATCAATCAGATGTTTCATGTTGATATAGACGAGACGGGTTTTTTCCAAAGAAAAAAGCCGTGCGACAAGGGCGTTCCACAGGGTTTCGCCTAGGAAAATACAGATCAGCAGGGCCGCCATTACTGTCCCAGAGGTCCCGGTGGGAACCGTGCCGACAAAAACCGCGCCAAAGAACACGGCTGGTTTTGGGTTGGCAAACTGGGTCACCAGTCCCAGCCGAAATGCACCAAATGGCGTCCGTGGCGTGGCCGGTAGGGCAACTTCGGCGATGGGGGTATCTGCGTCGCGCCACATTTTATAAGCCATCCAGATCAGCAGAGTTGCGCCGCCGATCTTCAGGACGGTTAAAAGGATTGGCGCATAGTCAAACAGCAGCGCCAATCCAAACAGTGCCGCGCCCGCCCAAGTCACCGCGCCCGCACCGATTCCGATGGCCAGCGCAACTCCGCTGCGCCAGCCTTCGGTCAATCCGATGCGCGCCGCCATCACCACGGCAGGGCCGGGGCTGATGGCCGCCATCAGGCAGAGCAAAACTGCGGCAATAAAGGCGGCGAGGCTCATTCTTTGGACATATCCGGTGCATCCACGGCCTTCATGCCAACCACATGATAGCCTGCATCGACGTGCAGGTTTTCACCGGTCACGCCCGAGCTGAGGTCAGATAGCAGGTACAGGGCCGATTTGCCGACGTCATCAATGGTCACATTGCGGCGAAGGGGCGAGTTATACTCGTTCCACTTCATGATATAGCGGAAGTCACCGATGCCCGAAGCCGCCAGTGTTTTGATAGGGCCAGCTGAAATGGCGTTGACGCGAATACCGTCTTTGCCCAGATCTTCGGCCAGATACTTGACTGATGCCTCCAGTGCGGCCTTGGCAAC
This portion of the Parasedimentitalea marina genome encodes:
- the trpE gene encoding anthranilate synthase component I, yielding MALTPDFDTFAKAYEAGENQVVYTRLAADLDTPVSLMLKLTGAQKDAFMLESVTGGEIRGRYSIIGMKPDLVWRCHGEVSALNRSARFDAEDFTDQSGDPMDNLRALIAESKIDLPEDLPQAAAGLFGYLGYDMVRLVEHLPNVNPDPLGLPDALMMRPSVVAVLDGVKGEVTVVSPCWASDGQSARAAYAQAAERVMDAVRDLERAMPADTRDLGEADEIAPPVSNFTRDEYKQAVDKAKDYIRAGDIFQVVPSQRWTQDFRQPPFALYRSLRRTNPSPFMFYFNFGGFQVIGASPEILVRVFGDEITIRPIAGTRPRGATPEEDRALEADLLADKKELAEHLMLLDLGRNDTGRVAKIGTVRPTEKFIVERYSHVMHIVSNVVGEMAEGKDALDAFFAGMPAGTVSGAPKVRAMEIIDELEPEKRGVYGGGVGYFSAGGDMDMCIALRTAVVQDKKLHIQAGGGVVYDSDPDAEYMETVHKSNAIRRAAADAGRFTGNGNT
- a CDS encoding peptidylprolyl isomerase gives rise to the protein MAVGMKHLSKTFVWILMGLIMFGLVGFGAVSFTGSNAPVASVGNQEISMQEYYLALQREQRALQAQTGQLIPMAQLAALGMDRQVLNQLVLVAAIDNEVEQLGISIGDENLLKEIVEIPSFQGISGEFDRESYEYALNNAGLNERDFEDDLRRESARTLVQGAMMVGAEMPTTMRDTITSFIGARRSFSWVQLGNDETAMIALAPTDAELQAFYDANPDQFILPETKEITYVLMSPDMLIDQVEIDQQALQDLFQDRADQYQAPERRLVERLVFADEASAASAKAQLETGGTTFEALVDDRGLALADVDMGDMTIGALGAAGQDVFSAQVGDVIGPLPSTLGPALFRINGRLEARVTVLADVEAELRNELAIGRARRLIEQQSEEIDDLLAGGATLEEIAGETDMELGQINWTAESSDSVAAYNGFRVAAAAVTDEDFPAVEFLEDGSLFAIRLDTTLPARPEPLADAMTKALQGWNAEQRQNAITTEAKGILARAQANGEFDGNLTVTPETGLTRTAYIDNTPADMMIQVFEMEPGELRIVSDESSTVVLRLEEILPAGESTDLTALSDALQSQLNQALSQALFQAFTLDAQVRARPTVDQQAINAVQANFLQ
- a CDS encoding aminotransferase; translation: MSMSRTRSTFVSPIVEAYSWLDGMTFPSDRPLLNVSQAAPIDPPPEGLRQAMAESALNDNSAHLYGAVLGRNDLRTGLAAQISAHYDAEVSGDQIGITSGCNQAFAATIASLCEDGDEVIIPAPWYFNHKMWLDMSGVSAVPLMVDPDMRPDIDKAAALISARTRAIALVSPNNPCGTEYPADLLRAFYDLAKSNGLALILDETYRDFDSRSGPPHQLLQLPDWDQTLIHLYSFSKAYRLTGHRVGAIATSPAQLIEMGKFIDTVTICPNQLGQIGALWGIENLSDWVAGERDEILDRRAAIHEGFAILAERGWKLLGCGAYFAYVEHPFTQDSADIARKLVTDASILMLPGSMFMPSDDPAGARQFRIAFANVDRAGIDELFHRLASFQP
- the gpt gene encoding xanthine phosphoribosyltransferase, whose protein sequence is MTDRLPHEKGFHISWDQIHRDSRALAWRLDGQGPKDGGWRAIVAITRGGMAPAMIVARELDIRTVDTISVQSYHHQDQGEAEVLKAPNADMMRDGEGILIIDDLVDSGRTLELVRSLFPKAHFATVYAKPKGRSQVETFITEVSQDTWIFFPWDMALQYVEPYRGTD
- a CDS encoding LysE family translocator, with product MSLAAFIAAVLLCLMAAISPGPAVVMAARIGLTEGWRSGVALAIGIGAGAVTWAGAALFGLALLFDYAPILLTVLKIGGATLLIWMAYKMWRDADTPIAEVALPATPRTPFGAFRLGLVTQFANPKPAVFFGAVFVGTVPTGTSGTVMAALLICIFLGETLWNALVARLFSLEKTRLVYINMKHLIDRTFGGLLALLGIKIAAT